The DNA sequence aatCAGAATACGGGGGTGTATGGGcggttggatggggaggagggggtttggagggatcgggaggggaaagaggcggagggggcgATTGGGcctggggctgggggaggggggatggggtgggttaGGGGCGTTGTTGGGGCTGTTAGGAGGGTTAAGGGGACGGGCGGGTTTTAGAAGCCAGAGGCGGGGGGTGTTTAGGGAGATGATACTGAAGGGGGTATGGTGAGGAACCGGCAAAACATCGAGATGAAGCAGCCGGTTGGCAAGACAGGACGGCTgctgtttcttttttttttggatacAATGGCCTCCTCTTCGCTTTTCGTATGTAAGAGCATTGCGAAGGTGAAGGGTGAGGGCATTGAATTCGAAGAACACCGAGTTCTCATTGCCGGCGAGTCACTTCGTCTTGATCCTTTGTAATTATCCTCCCCAAGCCCAGAAGTCCATTGCCAGCTCACGATAAAACGAAATGAATATTATTCCTCTCCAAGGGCGTAATCCTGAAAGCATAGACAATACCCCTACACCACCcgcaaacccctcccctcctccccaaactcccaacCCTCGGCCCTAAACAACCTCCtactcaacacctccaccgcccccaacctccaacccacAGACCAACTCCCCACCGTcacaacaaacaacccccacgAGCAAACATTCTCCAATCCTgagctcgccgccgccagcaaaATCACCGTCTCGTCCGCGGCCATGATGTAAAAGTAGACGGGCTTCCAACCCTGTTCTAGTAGCTCACAGTCCAGGCTGGCGATGCAAAAGTGGACATAACTCGATATTATGATTGCCAGACAAGTGATGATCGTGTCGGCTAGTAGGAGGCAGTGGTGGTTGGATAGGGggccggggatggggaggagggagaggaagccgGGGTGGTAAGttatgaggatgaggagttgaagggtgaaaaggaggagggcggtgagttggcggagggaggttggGTAGTCCCAGGTTTCTTGGGGGGTCGTCTCGGGGGGTTGAGCTGGTGTGACgaggggggggtttgtttcTAGTTTGAGGAGGATTGGGGTTCTGGGtctggatggtggtgggtggtttgacatggggaggagtggtgatgattgtTGTTGGGCTGAGTCTTGGTCCTTGGTGtccatgttggtgatgatgatggtgttgatattACTGGTAAGGTATAAATAAAGAGCGAATAGATAGTTGGTGGACGGTTTATGAAAATGCAAAATCAAGCccaaaacaaagaaaaaaaaaataggaaCCAAAGGGAAGTGGTATGGGAGAGACGGCATTGATATTTAGGGTGATGCGGCCATGCTTGGAACTTTTGCGTGATGAAAGGCGACCATATAAGGGTTCAGCTCGGAAAACACGCCCTGCGTTAATGCCAGAAAGGGATGATATCAGGGTCCAAATAGGGGCTACTCAAATAAAACGATAATAATTGACAGCGCCTCCCTGCAGATCCACCACTGGCTTTGCTTCTGACAGACTCGGCTGGCATTCTGTTTCATGCAGTGTGGAACAGGTGGCACGAATACGttgggaagaagaagaacaagaacaagaagaagctctcTCGCGCTCGCTCTCATCCGTGTGTATTTGGCGGGTGGTGTGTGTTGGCTCTGCGAAGGATTATGCCAAGACAGGGGTTTTTTTGGGGCCCAAAGTGAAGCCCAGGCaagggttgatggtggctgtggctgtggaGGTAATGGGGCTGGATTAATTGTGATTTTGACTTGAGCATACGGATAACCGCCTGTGCCGTTGGATCGCATTCTGATATCGTGGGAGTTGTTGGGCTTGTCGGGTTTGCAATCTGGCCATGGTCAGCGTGACATGTTCTAGAACCTTGCTAATTTGGTCAGGTAGCTAGCTCCCTGAGTGACAGCGGGGGTGCGGAGGATGTTTAGGGGACGAGCAGTGTCAATCGAGAATCAGAACAGCTGGGTATCGAGCATAAAGTTGTTGTAGTGGAGAATCCCTTCGTGCAGGTGGTCGTGGTCGGTGGGCGATCAAGAAGTGGGGCTGGAGCTGCGCGTCACCACGCGACAAAAGCTTATCTTATCGAGCACGTCGTCGCCGCAATTGTTGCATCTGGCTTCAACCGCAAGGTCCTACAAGGCCGTTGTCCGAAGGCCACTCTATCGTCAAAATCTGTCGCAACTGCCATACGTGACCAAAGGTAGCCTCCTCTTATCCCGGAGCCTGTGCAAATCCCCTTCCAGACAAACCTTTCTCTGCGTGGCTTCTCACCTCGACCTTGAACCTCGACCGCCTCTCCGCCCCCGCATGACGACGGTATCACGGCCCCGATGGCACCATCCGCGGCGAACCCGACGGCTCCGGCCGCTAACGGACAGTCCGCCGCCCCCGCCGACGATGTCCCGATAGGACCTGTCACCGGCCTGTCTGAGATGGCCACCCAGTACATCTCGGAGCAGACACTACAACAGAGGCTCAAGGCCATAGCGTACGAAGAGGCAAAGGACGACCATTATAGGATAAGAGGCGTCCAATTGATTGACAACGTCCGCGAGGCACTGCAATTGTACGGCCACCATTGCTTTCGTGACCAAGTTCAAGACGCTGACGCGCTGCTAGACCCATCAAGACATTCGATACCGCAGCGATATACTACCACCGATTTCGGATCAGGTTTCCAAGTAGCGAATACAACTATGAAGATGTTGCACTTGCCGCTTTGTTTGTGGCCTGCAAGTCTGAGGATACCATCAAAAAGTCACGAGATATTCTCTGCGCTGCCCATAACCTACGGTCACCCCACGACAAGAAGACACCCGATGACAAGGTAAGGATGTTCTTCGTCCATCCACTTTCTGAAATCTGTCCTGACAGCCAACGCAGCATTTTGACGCCCCCTCCAAGTTCACGATAGGACTTGAACGCCACATTCTCGAAACCATCGGCTTCGACTTTCGAGCGCCATACCCGCAGAAGTTGTTGATcaagatggccaagaagctggtACCGGAAGGGGAGCGCAACATGAAGTTTCCACGGGGAGAATGGAGCACGCTCACTTCATCGGAAAAACTACTACATACGGCCTACGACATGTCCATTGACATTTACAAGACCTTCGTGCCCATCAAGCAGACAGCCCTCACCATGGTGTTGTCTATTGTGAGACTCACGGCCATGTTGATGGAACAAAGCTTGGAGCCGCCGAGGTTCAAAACGAAGGTGGCATCGCGTACGCAAGAAGCGTGTGTGTATGAGACGATGTTGGATCTTATGGATCTGTACACTACCCACCCACGTTCCACCAAGGTCGGACTCAACTACGAGCTTCAGCACCTGATGGATGTCAAGATCGAGATCAACAAGAGAATGACAGCCGAAGGCTTTCAGCGATACAACGCCATGTGCAAAAAGTGCACCGATCAACCTGACAACCGTTCTGTCACGCCGGGGTCCGTAACCTCGCCAGCAACCAACATCTCCGGGACCGGGGGGACCTCAGTTAAGCGCAAGAGGGCGAACAGCGAAGGCACCCTGCGCTTCGTGTTTGACGTGGGAGCTGCCCGCCAGGAACGAAATCTGGCTGCGACATATTTCAACGACGAATACGAGGAGtacgaggtggaggtggaagaagagatcAAGGTCCCACCAACTGACCCCCGGCATAACGCGGGCGGCGGACGGGGCAGCCATCACGGGCACCACGGTGGCCACCACAACAATCGACACGACTACGGCTACCACAACAGAGGCGGTAGGCACCCATATCACGATAACCGACACAGGGGCAACCGGCGAGGAGGCGCTGGGATGAACTAGAGGTCTGCGCCGAGGTCGGGCTAGGCGTCTCCTCCGGGTATTGGACACGGCCAGCCGACACCGGACCAGCCTTTTCCTCCTGAGCCTCAGTTCACGTTGTCTATTCGGCCAAAGCCATCTGAAAAGCCCAAAGACCCTGTATTTGAAACGCCGAAAGAACCCGCGCCTGGGAAGGCCAAAGAACCAATACCCAAACAGGTCGAACAACTGACAACACCTCAGAAGAGAGTCGTCCCCGACGAAGCCGATAAGCCAGGCTCGCCGAGTGCAAAGCGCCCTGCCGTGGCATACACTGCTGCTGTGTACCGTGCCGTGCCGCAGCCCTATGGTCATGCCCATCCCAAGCAGCCTGTGGCTCAGGATCCCTACCACGTCACGTATTCCGCCGGCGGTGGGCCATCGGGGTATGCGCATCTGGGGAGAGTGGTGCCTCAAGCATTTTTCAACAGGCTCAGGGGCCGGCGTTTCGTACGAGACAGGACCCATCCGTGGCACGACCCCAGTAGTGCCACGACAGGGCGGACAAGAAGTCGATATGTAGGAAGGAACGAGTTGCCTCCTTGGAGGCGAGGTGGTAGTCTTGTGCCTGCGGCGGAGGTGCAGGGTCAACAGCAGGGCAGCGCGTCGGGTGAGACGGAAGGTC is a window from the Podospora pseudocomata strain CBS 415.72m chromosome 6, whole genome shotgun sequence genome containing:
- the CTK2 gene encoding RNA polymerase II C-terminal domain kinase beta subunit (COG:D; EggNog:ENOG503NXPS), whose product is MAPSAANPTAPAANGQSAAPADDVPIGPVTGLSEMATQYISEQTLQQRLKAIAYEEAKDDHYRIRGVQLIDNVREALQLPIKTFDTAAIYYHRFRIRFPSSEYNYEDVALAALFVACKSEDTIKKSRDILCAAHNLRSPHDKKTPDDKHFDAPSKFTIGLERHILETIGFDFRAPYPQKLLIKMAKKLVPEGERNMKFPRGEWSTLTSSEKLLHTAYDMSIDIYKTFVPIKQTALTMVLSIVRLTAMLMEQSLEPPRFKTKVASRTQEACVYETMLDLMDLYTTHPRSTKVGLNYELQHLMDVKIEINKRMTAEGFQRYNAMCKKCTDQPDNRSVTPGSVTSPATNISGTGGTSVKRKRANSEGTLRFVFDVGAARQERNLAATYFNDEYEEYEVEVEEEIKVPPTDPRHNAGGGRGSHHGHHGGHHNNRHDYGYHNRGGRHPYHDNRHRGNRRGGAGMN